Genomic segment of Geminocystis herdmanii PCC 6308:
ATCTTTCTATACCTGAAAATTTTTTAACAGATTTTATATAGCAACAAGGAATAAGGTAATGCACCATTTTCCTTGTATTTAAAAGACTTTATTTTGTTAGTTAATTTGTCGAGTATCTCTCAATAAACTGGTGGTTTGATGAGGGGTTAATTGTCCTTTTTTTTGCAAATTATCTAGGGTTGAAGCTACGGTTTTGGCTAATTCTTTTTCTCCTATTTTAGTGGCATTTACCTGCATATTAATTAATAACTCTCCTGTTTTATTGGGATCGACTGTTTTCGTTAATTCTGTACTATAAATCTTCAATTTCCATCGCAATAAATCTTGATCAACGTCTTCATTAATTTGCTGGATTTCTTTATAAGAACCCGTATAATTTAAAGTAGTAATTTGCTTGATGATCGAATTATTTTCTGCGGTGATTAAGTCTATTTCTAAGACTTCTTTTTCTCCGTTACTATTACCAAAATCAGCAGGAGGAACTTCTACAGAAATTAAAATATCCGTAAAGCAATTTGTGTGAATTGTACCTAATAATAACTCATTTTTTAGCACTTCTTCTAAGGATAAAAAATCGGGACGTAAACAATAAAAACCTTTTAATTTTACCTGATTTTTCGGATTTAATTTTAATTTTGCTCCTTCCAGTGCCACTGTTTGAAAACTGCTTAATCTGGTGGTTAAAAGACTCTGAAAATTAGCTAAATTATCGGCATAAATAAACGTACCTTTGCCCTTTGCACATAAATCCGTGAGAAATGCGGTATTAAAATTACTGGCATCCCCTAAGCCAACGGTGTCGATGACTATGCCGTTTTGACTGATTTCTTGCCCTTGAAGCACGATCGAGCTAGGATCATCTAACATCATGCCTTTAGCATCGGTAGCGTTACCATCGGTGATTAAGATGCCCACCCTAGCCACTCCTTTTTCTGGGGGTAATACTTCCCGAAACCAATTTAACGCCAAATCGGTACGGGTGACACCAGTAGCGGTGAGATTATTAATAGCTTGTGTCGTTTCGGTTTTGTTATTACTGTTGTTAACCAGAGTGATCACATTCGTATTATAACTGGCGAGGGAAAGACGATCGATCGGTCTTAAATTGTTGACAATAGCGATACAGGCTTCCTGAGCTTTTGCTAGTTTATCACCATTCATGGAACTACTGGTATCAAGGGCGATGGCGATTCTCAGGGGTAAACCTTCGGCGGTAGTAGTTGCAGTATCAGGATTGATTCTCACACGCAATATATGCTCTGATACACTTGAACTAAGTTTGTTCGATCGATCCCATTGGCATTCAAGATTAAACATAATAGTTTCATGATTACTTCCTATTTTTCCTTAAATTATGTCAGAATTTAGCTTCTTCCGTGAGTTTTCAATTAAACCAAATTTAGGGGGTAAAGTCTCAAAACCTTGATTTTTTTATTCTTTAACCTAATACCTAACATCTTCCCTTCACTTAGGTTACTTGAAATGAGATCATTTTATCGATGAAGAAATAGGGAAAAGGATAAGCGGTTGTACAATAGAAAAGATAAAAAAGCTGGTTATGTTAAGAATACTTTATGAAAATAGCTATCTTGTCTCAAGATCATAGTCTTTATTCTACTAGAAGAATTAAAGAGGCGGGGGAGAAACGAGGACATGAAATGAAGGTGGTTAATTACCTTAGATGCTATATGAACATTACCTCCCATAAGCCAACGGTGGTTTATGGTGGGAAGCCTTTGGAAAATTTTGATGCGGTGATACCTCGGATTGGTGCTTCTAAAACTTTTTATGGTTTGGCGGTGGTAAGACAATTTGAGGTGATGGGGGTATTTAGTGCCAATGAATCTCAGGCGATTTCTCGATCGAGGGATAAATTACGTTGTGTACAAATTTTAGCACGGGAGGGCATCGGATTACCTGTGACGGGTTTTGCCCATGACACGGAAGATATTGATGGTTTAATCGAGACGGTGGGGGGAGCACCTTTAGTAATCAAGTTATTAGAAGGCACTCAAGGCATTGGGGTTGTTTTAGCGGAAACTTATCAGGCGGCAAAGTCTGTAATTCAAGCCTTTAAGGGATTAAATGCCAATATTTTGGTACAAGAGTTCATTAAAGAGGCAGGGGGTGCAGATATTCGTTGTTTTGTGGTGGGTAATAAAGTTGTAGCGGCGATGAAAAGACAAGGACCCGAAGGAGATTTTCGATCGAACTTACATAGAGGTGGCAAAGCGGAAAAAATCAAACTTACCCCAGAGGAAAGAAGTACAGCTATTCGTTCAGCGAAGGCTATGGGTTTAAGAATAGCAGGAGTTGACCTATTACGATCGAATCATGGTCCTGTCGTCATGGAGGTTAATTCTTCCCCCGGATTAGAAGGCATTGAAAAGGCGAGTCAAATTGATGTCGCCGATAAAATTATTGACTTTATCGAAAAAAATGTGGAAGTTGGGAATAGTGTGCGCGATCGTATTCAATTTTAAATTAGAAATTATCTCGATCGTTTTCTATAGCAATTAATTCTTTAATACGGTTGACTTGTTCACCGATAAAGCAATAACTATAGGCTAAACCTTGATGAGTTCCTCCTCTATATTTATCACTCATAAATTCACATTTTTTTTGAGCATAATTAACCCATGTTGATTGGGATTCTCGTAATAAATTTTGAGCTTCTGAATCTAAGGATAAATTCATTTTTGTTATTATTTCATTTAATCTTTGATTTAATACTTCCATGGCTTCTCCTCCTTTAATTTTCATACCTAAATTAGTATCTTCTGTTTCCATAAAACCATACCAATCTTGATCTTCTGGAGGAATATCCCTCGATCGCGCAGCGCCACTTCGTGATCGAACTATCAATGAATCTAAGGGAATCATTAAGGTTAAACAAGTGCAAAAAGCGAAACCAAATATCTTATTCATAAATTACATAAAAAATATTAAAATCTTATAACCAAGTCTCTGAGAAGATTATACCTTATTTTTCTAGGGTATTTTTTTTATCCCCCTTGCTATGTGCATAGTTTATACGCATAATAGAAAATATAAAAGTAAATAAAACTATGGCGAGTATCAATATCTATATTAATGATGATTTGAAAGAAGAAATGGCTTTGGTGGAGGCAAATTGGTCTGAAGTTTGCCGTC
This window contains:
- the rimK gene encoding 30S ribosomal protein S6--L-glutamate ligase codes for the protein MKIAILSQDHSLYSTRRIKEAGEKRGHEMKVVNYLRCYMNITSHKPTVVYGGKPLENFDAVIPRIGASKTFYGLAVVRQFEVMGVFSANESQAISRSRDKLRCVQILAREGIGLPVTGFAHDTEDIDGLIETVGGAPLVIKLLEGTQGIGVVLAETYQAAKSVIQAFKGLNANILVQEFIKEAGGADIRCFVVGNKVVAAMKRQGPEGDFRSNLHRGGKAEKIKLTPEERSTAIRSAKAMGLRIAGVDLLRSNHGPVVMEVNSSPGLEGIEKASQIDVADKIIDFIEKNVEVGNSVRDRIQF
- a CDS encoding lysozyme inhibitor LprI family protein translates to MNKIFGFAFCTCLTLMIPLDSLIVRSRSGAARSRDIPPEDQDWYGFMETEDTNLGMKIKGGEAMEVLNQRLNEIITKMNLSLDSEAQNLLRESQSTWVNYAQKKCEFMSDKYRGGTHQGLAYSYCFIGEQVNRIKELIAIENDRDNF
- a CDS encoding vWA domain-containing protein, translating into MFNLECQWDRSNKLSSSVSEHILRVRINPDTATTTAEGLPLRIAIALDTSSSMNGDKLAKAQEACIAIVNNLRPIDRLSLASYNTNVITLVNNSNNKTETTQAINNLTATGVTRTDLALNWFREVLPPEKGVARVGILITDGNATDAKGMMLDDPSSIVLQGQEISQNGIVIDTVGLGDASNFNTAFLTDLCAKGKGTFIYADNLANFQSLLTTRLSSFQTVALEGAKLKLNPKNQVKLKGFYCLRPDFLSLEEVLKNELLLGTIHTNCFTDILISVEVPPADFGNSNGEKEVLEIDLITAENNSIIKQITTLNYTGSYKEIQQINEDVDQDLLRWKLKIYSTELTKTVDPNKTGELLINMQVNATKIGEKELAKTVASTLDNLQKKGQLTPHQTTSLLRDTRQIN